In Lactuca sativa cultivar Salinas chromosome 5, Lsat_Salinas_v11, whole genome shotgun sequence, the DNA window CGAGAAAATGAAAAACACTTGATGCTTGTGTAAATCTATgtggatgacatcatcttcggtttAACGGATcgaggaatggtggatgaattcaCAAAGCTTATGACAAGCaagtttcaaatgagcatgaatataGAGATTAATTCATTTCTAGGTCTTCAGGTTAAACAAGTCCCTCAGGGGATATTCATCCATGAAGAGAAATACACCAGTGAATTGTTGAAGAAGTTTTCAATGGATAATTGCTCCTCAGCAAAGGTTCCTATGGCCTTTGAGTATAAAATCTCAGTTGACCCTACCGGAGATTCAGTTGATCAAAAGATATACCAAGGAATGATTGGCGcattgatgtacctcactgctagTAGATCGAACATTGTATTTGCTATGTGTTTATGTGCTAGATACCAATATGATCCCAAAGTATCTCACTTGACCGCAGTCAAGCAAATCTTCAGATATCTAAAACGGAGTAAAGCCTTGGGTATTTGGTACCCTGCGGGTAATGGATTCAATCTTCAGGCTTTTACAAACGTAGATCATGCCGGCTGCAGACTCGATCGAAAGAGCACTTTGGGTGGATGTTAGTTTTTGGGTGGAGGATTAGTTAGTtggtcttcaagaaaacaaaattGTGCTTCATTGTCTACCGCAGAGGCAGAATATGTTGCCGCAGCCAGTTGCTGCTCCTAGGTCCTTTGGATGAAGCCATAACTTTTGGGCTATGAGCACAAGATGCTGCGGGTACCTATCTATTGTGATTCAGAGAGTCTAATagtgatttctcataatcctattcatcaCTCGAAGACAAAACACATAGAACTATGATATCACTTCACAAAATATCACATCCTCAAAGGTAACACTGAACTTATTTTTGTGCATACTCATGAGGAAATAGctgattttttttttaccaaagcaCTCGACTCCACAAAACTGAATGGCTTTTTGGAAATGTTAGGCTTGATGAACCCTGACCTGCAGTTCTTCCTGAAAGGATAGGTACCGCACACCTTATCAGGTCTCCGGGTATGGATAAACTActtcttttcttttcaaaacaaaactctTGAATCATTTTATTCACTGCGGTATTTTTCTATAATAACTCATACAGTATACACTTCATAATTGATCCTTGGTAAACTTTATATATTGATGTCATTTATGACTTATATACTCCTTGGGTCTCTTTATTTCCTTTATTTCTAACCTTTATGATCTAGTTTGTCATTCAGCTACTATAGACGAACTAAATGAACCCGTATTCATCACCTTACAAGTGTTTAAATGACAAATTTgtgttaataaaataaaaacattcttCAAGCATTGAATTTGTCGCACATGATTTTTCAAGTCATTTTTCAAATGACTTTCCTCAGTCAGGCCTATTTTTGGATAAAAAGTAAATAAACCAATTTGCCTTTAACAAAATCTTTTTGAAATTCCTTTCCAATCACATCAAGCAACCGTTATGGTCTAATACGTTCCACTTCTTTATTTTTACAACGGATAAACTTTTTCTCACCCCACGTTTAACCGGTGTGTCATCATGTGCCTAGAAAATAATAAATGCTCCCCTTTTCCCGGAAAACATTTCTTcttgatttattttaatttaatctgATAATGGTAAAAACCCAAAGTTTTTTTAGCTTTAATAGCTGTAATTAAATCAATATCAATACTTTTTGAAATCCAGAGGTATAAAAAGCCCCTTTTCTTGCCAAGAGAGCTTTTACGCTTTCCGAACCTTGATCAGAtgaacttcatcttcttcacctTCTTGTAAAAACtctttcaagcaagttcttcaaaCCTTTTCTGCAATAAGGGTGAAATCAAGCATATCGAAGAAACAATCCAAAGCCTCTAGTTCAGCACGACCAAGTGGGTCTGAATCCACGATCAAAGACCTAAATCCATCAGTTGTAGCTAGTAATTACATAGGAATCTTTGATGATCACAACTCGTATAATGAAGCAATCAAACTTATGATTAATTTTCTCCCAACCTACCCTCTGTTTGGAGCCTTTGATTCCTTTACTGAAGTTGTTCCACAAGCAGTCCCTTTTAAGTGTGCATTCTTTTCATTCAGACCTCATGATAAACCTTAAGAAGTTCATCCCAATCTTATCAATGATTCTCTGGTGGTGTTGACCAAAGAGAAATTCCTTTCTGGAATCAACCTAAGGGTGCTTCCTTCCACCAAGTTCTACTCTCCAAGCACGTCATATGTCTTTTCTTCACTTTAACAAATGGGATACTAGGTGAAACTCAAAGGAGTTGGTGAATTCAAGAAGAGCAAATTTCCTACTGATTGGCAATTTGTGTGTCACTTTGTGATTCGTTGTCTCTCAGGTAGAACTAGAGGGACAGATAACATGTGAAATTAATTGTTAGACATAGTGTGGAGTATTTCCACTGTCAAATATGGGCAAATCATCTTGGAATACTTCCTGTAGTACATCTCCAAGGATGCCCCGAAGGAAGTCATGATAAAACTCACATGTGCTCGGTTATGGTCCTTATGCTTTGTGGATATTCATAAGGATGCTAATCTCAGCATGGGAAATGACACCAATCTATTTTCAGCACGCGATCTTAAAACGTACAATCCCTCCAAGGATCAATCTCTTTTTGGTCCCATTCGTCGTTTACCTATGTATATTATCGAGTCCATTGGACTTACTACAATAGAGGTGGTTGATCACGTTATGGCTACGAGTAATATTGCCCCATATCACTCTTCCCCACCAAGACCCAGTCAGCCTACAGAAGTCTAGGACCTGCAGCCAAAACCAAAAAGGGTTAAATCCCTTGTTATATAAGGAAAAACACCAGTGAATGTTGTCACTAAGGAAGCTGGTCCCTCAAGAAGTAAAGGCCTAAAACTACAGAGCCGAATCCAAAAGCTCAACCTTCTCCTTCCAAGGCTCATGACTCACCTGTGAATGTCATTGAAGACAACCTAGGTGAGCCTTCGGAATACATAGACATTTTTCAAAGGAAAGAGTTGAAGCTTATCCCTAGTCACGGCTAAATGCAAACCAAGGCAAATGCCGGAGTCTCTCAAAACACTCCCGCAACCATTCGAGTCACCGCAGACTCACCTGCAAGAGCCCCAACTCACCACTCTGATATAATGAGTGTACCAGTTTCATCTCAAATTGGAGACAGACCCCCATCTAGAGCCCAAGTGGATCCAGATGTGGATACTTTCCCTAAGGTCTCTAGTTGCATGTTTTTACTACCCAAGAGTTGCACTCCATTTTTCTTCATGTCAAACATACAGATCAAACAGCTGGTGCAATGTAGGGCCCTTCTTCAGTGGCCCTAGCCAGAACAGAGCCAAGGCGAAACTTGATTTTAgatcaaggagaccaaggaagcgcTGGAAATCATGTACCGCCTTCTTTACACTCAAGTAgtttaggcatggtgagcacAAACGTGCAAGGATCCATGATACCGAAGGACACCTTAGTGTGTAAAGGATTTGACggttactgttggataaggtgtctaagtccataactatttctggtcagtacttgacccgacccggcatggtccatttgggttgcatggcaccatgcaattggatagactaaatgagaggaataacacttggagattattaatatattataagttctaatatattaataatattatttgattagtttgatcaagaattaatttagaattaattaagtgatcaaaagataactaattaaatatatgggttgattatgtaaatcattcatatcgtgtatagtgggctaagaggctccatggattatcaagttgggttctacccataggatgctccatgggagttacaaacccatgggtcatggaaatgaagagtcatgacacattagggtttacatggtgtaaccctagatgtgtcaatactatataaggatcccattctccaccaaaatcgggtacacataagaaactagagggctaggccgatttcaagaagtgtgtattctctcaaaagtctttccaagagcatttggtgttgtgtgaagcatttgaggcatcacacttggggtgctaggctcacaaggtttcaaggaacataaccAACAaaaaggtaagttattctatctttcattcaagttagaaattgttccccatgtatgctagatacgaatataaccttggaattcaactttgcatgataattagaaaaacatagatccaaggttattagggttgcatgtacacttaggaagtgttagaatgctcaaaacccttcagtggtatcagagcctacgcttgtttgtttgttatttgtgcttaaaagttgaaaaaagtcgaaaaacttgttgtctgcctgatgaactcgccgagtccatggggagactcgccgagttcacttgtatcttcaacctactcgccgagtaggttcatgcaatcggcgagtaggagccacaaagtgcagattttcgactttagttgctggaaatggactaaaaacattaccctaaactattttggtacttgaaaacttcttttagatggtgtaatgtctttgctaatccatttacaacaattagttatcaaaattacaaagttttaagtgtaattttgattcatgaaagtgttcatattcatgttcttgatcttatgatgtttagatgatcataggaattatttgtaacctatgtggtagtttaattcttgatcataatgtgttttaatggagtccataacttgtcctcaagttatggaaaactaaATGttacttgagttaaaaccattaaaagaacacaagagttagaaaaaagaagagtcttcatttttattactctaataaactcataagttacaagaaatgaaaagttttgaaagtttacaaaacttgccctcaagttttggaacaagtaaagtcatgttaaaaactttagttccaacccttcgaattttaaaagttaaaattcaacccttatacttatattattatgatttaataattatatatatatatatatatatatatatatatatatatatatatatatatatatatatatgtataagaacaaagtcgtcttaccgctagtacgcctcattcacgaagccagtctataagctgggtataaggttgttgcctataaaatggcaacttaatgggtctccactctcacccaccgcttgcttgactggtggagggtcgttagccgaacgggtaggacaaggacttataaattctcattaaaattatgatgaatattataaagtaactaaatgttttattaaattcccaatcttagttactttaggaaaaatgtgaataaggtgctaatccatgaaattacactttacactttgtttaagtcgttggtggagcgtgtgtggttaaccggcacactaacttggacttaacaaggtaggtaaagggtgacttaaaatttattatagtatcggtggagcgtgtgtggtttaccgacacatcgattgagtgataaactttaagggtaccaagtgatttgcatggttacttcacacctcgttttgtgatcctcggtatcccagtcacaaaacttggagggcacactcgagattgaaacatgcctttaaaaagttcattgaatctcaaagaatctaggaatttctaagaaccaatcaaaaacctaatatttaatatttcggttttcgtggtggaaattggtgaatcgtcattcacctacctttcaaatatgttatagcttggattacggcatacctcttctaagttataatatattgtgattggatcatagccttaatattacatttgggtgttttattaaggactctcttaatatctaaactaatcttgtcctcttccttcagatgtcttcaaacaatgctgcttctggctctaatcctaatggctcctttacccttatgaacttgtgtgggaaagtcacttttgatggatccaacttcaatgagtggataagaaacatcaggatgattacctgctacgaggataaagaatatgtccttgacaaggagcttaaggagattgatgagaccactgcaactcctcaggagatcgctgactttcaggcacatgaaagggatgctacgaaagtggcatgcatcatgatggccacgatgacagcggaactccaaaagtcttttgaggatttctacccttatgaaatgcaccaagatctgatggaaagataccatcaaagtgcacgacaagagaggtatgaaatcatctgctccatgataacaagcatgatgaaggacggggaatccatcacgagccacatgcagaaaatgcaaaggtatgcgGATCGATTGCTgaaacttaatgtgaacttcccagaggagcttgcaatagatatcattttgcactccttaccatcgtgctatgatcaattccgcatgacatatcacatgaataaggaagaggtcaccctcagcaaacttcagggacttctcaagaccgcaaaaacaagtcttaaggggaagtcggttgttaacactcctactccaaattcTACTCCAGTTTTGGCAaccgggaaaagtcgagggaagaagagaaagagctcttctaagggtaccaagactcggacccttgatggctcttcttcaagtggaaccaagaaaggtttcgtcactccttcttctgacccaaaagaggatgaatgcttctattgccatgaaaaatcacattggaagcggaactgcccaaaataccagcaagatgtgaaggatgggaaagttaaacctaaccatgcaggtatttacactatcatttctaataactcaccccattctaaatcttgggtccttgataccggttgtggtattcatatttgctgtgacttgcagggactaagaagaagtgagaatgtggagcaaggaagaataaacttaatcatggagAATAGGAAAGctctacctgtcaccaagattggagtttatactttattgctaagtagtgggtttagtttagatttgaataagtgttgttattcgccagaaatggcgagaaatgttaattcctttcatgcattgtataaacaacgtttcaccttttcgtttgataatgaagttggttcgattaatgctttctttaataatgttctttatttcaaagcattaccttgtgatggcgtgtatgaaacagtatctatggctgataacttaggaaataatgtattgtgtattgattctgttaataataataacttggataaagcgtcactatggcattgtcgtcttggacatataagcaagaaatgcataggccgaTTCCAAAAGGagggagtcttggagtcatttgacctaaagtcagatgatagttgcgaatcatgcttacttggaaaaatgacaaagtcacccttcacaggctcgtgtgagaggggtgaaggtttgttggaccttgtacacacggatgtgtgtggaccattaaaacatgccacaagggatgctaatcgttattatttgacttttactgatgattacagtagatatggatatgtctacttgatcaagcataagtcagagactttcgaaaggtttaaggaatttaaacaggaagttgagaatcaattgggcaggaacattaacatgctttgatccgatcgtggtggtgagtatcttagttcagagttccttgactatctaagggaatgtgggatagtctcacaattaacacctcccaggacaccacagttgaatggtgtggctgagaggcgtaatcgaaccttgttggatatggttcattccatgatgagtcgagcttcgctaccaatctcattttgggggtatgccttagagattgccgcccatatccttaatctagtccctacaaagaaagttgtcaaaactcctcacgagatgtggactggtaaagtacccaaactagaccacatcaagatttggggttgcgaggctttcgtgagacgcgagactcatgataagatcgaacctcgaagcgagaggtgtattttcatcggctacccacaacaatcctttggttacctcttctacagacctagtgaaaatgtggtctttgtagccaggagggctttctttagagagagatagagttcataagccaaggaaacagtgggaggcaagttgatcttgaagaaattcaagagtcaagcggtgaaggaacttcaaaccctagcactcaacttgaggaggaaactcctgttgagccaattgacaagtctgtacctctgaggcattccacaagggttaggaatgctcctgagccttactatggattccatattactgcagaaggagatacacttatcagtgatcagacactgataggtctggatgaacctaacagttacgcggaagccatggcaggccctgagtcagccaagtggaaagaggcaatggacagcgaaatacagtccatgtatgacaatcaagtttggaacttggttgagaatgtaccaggtcgtaagacagtagggtgcaaatgggtcttcaagaagaagaccgacatggatggtaaagtacacacttataaggctagactggttgcaaagggcttctcttaaattcctagagtggactatgatgagaccttttctccagtagcaaagattaagtctattcgggttctgttggccataactgcatttcatgactatgaaatatggcaaatggatgtcaaaacctctttccttaatggaaagttggctgaaaatgtttacatgagtcagccagagggttttgtcaacaacgagtaccctaatagagtgtgtaagcttgagaaatccatttatggattgaagcaagcacctcgcagatggaatctttgctttgatgaaaaggtcaaggaatttggcttttctaggagtgaagatgagtcttgcgtgtatgtcaacgctagtgggagtatagttagctttttggtgttgtatgtggatgacatactactcataggaaatgacttcccaactctgcaggaagttaagtcctggcttgggaagtgtttctctatgaaggacgtaggagaagctgcctatattctagagataaggatcttgagagatcggagtaaaagactaattggacttagtcagagtacctacttggataaggtgatgaagagatttagcatgcaggactccaagaaaggagagttacccatccagagtaacgccagattgagtaagacacaaagccctagcactgaggctgagataacataagtgagtcgaataccttatgcttcggcagtaggatcgatcatgtatgttatgacgtgtactcgacctgatgtagcctttgccctgagcatggttagcaggtatcaggcgaaccctggcaaggcacactggactgcagtaaagaatatcctcaagtacctacggaggactaaggactgggtccttaccctcggtgggagtgatgacttgagagttgtagggtatagtgatgctagcttccagactgatagggataattacCGCTCTCAGTCgagttgggtctttaccctaaatggagaagcaatttcttggaagagttcgaagcaagagacagtggctgattcaacttgtgaatcagagtatattgcagctagcgaggcggaaaaggaggcgatatggctgaagaacttcattggagaccttggagttgtaccagctattaaagagccaatggaaattttctgtgatagtgaaagtgatgttgccttagccaaggaaccaagggatcacgggagatccagacatatcgacagaagataccattttatcatacatcggatagaagaaggactcctcgtggcaaagagggtatcatcggatgagaacccatcagatcccctcatgaagggactgactcgggttaagcatcttcagcatgctcggagcatagggctgaaggatgatattagatttagtagttagataacctcgaaatttgtaaagtgtaattgacattagatgatgaataaaaggtgttttatttatgagtaaagtgttgctatctcttgtcgaacgtttactatatttcttttgcatgttttgacttccagaataattttgtttggtataacatattattcaaacctccacagtcggtcatatgtcggaagtaggtatgaatcaagattgtcatgattggttgcagaggtctaaggtgttggacaaggctacaacaatcatgagtgctcataagttctaagcattggacacaacccacgctcactggaatcacttcatgaaattctatctcgagtgattgtgagacggtaatatcatataagtcttcaaacctagagatatgatttgttacttacaagttggttatgcattgattgtacgaaaacgcattggtaactcgatgttataaaacgtgcttttgtgtataattcaatgagtggtagaacaaacatatgagtcgaagtttatctattccttcttggattagaagctgatatttgggcccctcgatgattttgttttgacctatgtaccgggtccggttagaactaagttgatgtgttcaattaagttctttgtcaaacaaatcggaaatcgggaaacaaactgctggacaataagtaagacattgttccatgtatttgtctggatgatatctagaatagaggattatatgatcacttatcttaaatggcgtatcaacatcttctcagttccgagagaccttgaaagagctacgattaccggtcggttcctgaagtactgcagttatagttattagacttatccaagtgggagactgttagataaggtgtctaagtccataactatttctggtcagtacttgacccgacctggcatggtccatttgggttgcatggcaccatgcaagtggatagactaaatgagaggaataacacttggagattattaatttattataagttctaatatattaataatattattttattagtttgatcaagaattaatttagaattaattaagtgatcaaaagataactaattaaatatatgggttgactatgtaaatcattcatatcgtgtatagtgggctaagaggctccatggattatcaagttgggttctacccataggatgctccatggatgctccatgggagttacaaacccatgggtcatggaaatgaagagtcatgacacattagggtttacatggtgtaaccgtaGATGTGTCAACattatataaggatcccattctccaccaaaatctgctacacataagaaactagagggctaggccgattttaagaagtgtgtattctctcaaaagtctttccaagagcatttggtgttgtgtgaagcatttgaggcatcacacttggggtgctaggctcacaaggtttcaaggaacataagcaaaaacaaggtaagttattctatctttcattcaagttagaaattgttccccatgtatgctagataggaatataaccttggaattcaactttgcatgataattagacaaacatagatccaaggttattagggttgcatgtacacttaggaagtgttagaatgctcaaaacccttcagttacGCATCCGACGATTCTTGGTCTCAGTATCGTCCAACAACAAAGTCTTGGCTAAGGAAGTTTGAAGCCTTTAAAAGGGTTTTGCAGGAAAGAAAAACTAAACAGGTGcaacaactgatgggttttggccataagaacatcctatgtgctcatacaaaccctaattcttggatctaggtttctctattatacatgcaagttatccaagactataaaccctagttctagcatacaagtaatcatattaacataagaatgggttt includes these proteins:
- the LOC111878334 gene encoding uncharacterized mitochondrial protein AtMg00810-like yields the protein MVDEFTKLMTSKFQMSMNIEINSFLGLQVKQVPQGIFIHEEKYTSELLKKFSMDNCSSAKVPMAFEYKISVDPTGDSVDQKIYQGMIGALMYLTASRSNIVFAMCLCARYQYDPKVSHLTAVKQIFRYLKRSKALGIWYPAGNGFNLQAFTNVDHAGCRLDRKSTLGGC